From the Manis pentadactyla isolate mManPen7 chromosome 6, mManPen7.hap1, whole genome shotgun sequence genome, the window CTTCTATGAGGAGAACTATCATGCGCCGTGAGGGGGGTCCGCACAGAGGAGCCCGTACCGCACggctgggcagggaggtgggTGCCCTGCAGACGCCAGCTCTCCCCAGTGGACAGGCGGGCTTGATTCTGCTCCGTTCTCAGGGCACCTGGAAGAAGGGAGGACTTGAAAAAACAGTTCTAAGTTAATAGGGAAGATCAAATATATAGAaatggcaaaaaacaaaaaactaacaaGGAAGGACTAATCCTGCCAATGATTAAAACAGTAAGGACGGCTCTCGGATATTCAGGAAACTGATGCCTAGGAGATGGGCAGGGAGGTGGGCCTGACACTAAAGGATATTCACCTAATGATTCTGGGCCACTTGTACATTGTATCtattcaaaacataaaaatatttgaagagcaGGCACACTAGCAAGATTTATGCATTTACACACAAGCCGGGGTGGGGCTGGAGTGGGCAGGCGGATCAACACAGCTGACTTCACTGCACACAGGTGTTTGAAAGCACAATGAAGCCACAATGGGCGTCGAAGCAGAAGACAAAGAACACCTGATGAATCACCAAACTAGACATTTTTGAAGGAGGGAAAAAGCCCAGCAAAACATCATACAGCAAAGTAAACTGTAGAAGgattaaaaagttaaatgtaataaaaataaaacaataaaaatcttgAAGAAGGCAGATATAAATATTAGATTTTTTTGATgggcaaattttaaaataaaaggataaggtaaaaagaaaaatcaatagatATAATTACGAATTGAAGATTTCTTTATGCTcaacagctacataaccaaaagCAAAAGACAAAAACCAGACTAAGAAAAGTATTATATGTAAATATCAGGCAAATGTAATGACTAGACAGTAACAAGTGATCTCAACAGGAGATCCTAAGGATGCACATTGACAAAAAGTTTATATAAAAGAACTCTAACTTACCAGTAAGCATATAGAAAGCTATAGGAAGATCGTCATAaaatcaaatgaaagaaaaatgttattaTGGTGATGGctttaagaaaaaaagctatCCATTATTGGGCTAGGTTGTATTAGTAGAACTACTTTGGATGGCACTGTGGCAAGAAACTCAACTGTTTCTTGCTATTTAATCTGGTAATTTCACTCTATTTTAAGAAGTACTTTTTCTTTGCAACctcaagaaaataatcctaagtaaataaagaaaaacatttttgcaCAAACATGTATACCTATAGAATAGACAAGCGAAACATGCGTATCATGGACTGTATATGGTGGTTTGTGTAAGATGTCCTGTAATGCACGGTACGACCCCACTTCATAGAAGAAACCCTCAGGCAGCAAACAAGCCACACACAGGAAAAGAACGGAAGGAGACGCACTGGCATTTTAAGAGTGGCTTTAGGTGGGGAACTGTGGTTGCTTTTTCCACCTTCCACTATTCTGCAGCCTCTGAGTTTATATGCATGCATTACTCTAATTAAAACAATGCaagaattattatttattttaaacaagtTCACCAAATTACCATGGTTTAATGATATCCTCATCTCATAGGACATGTTTGGTTCATTAGCAACAGCTCTGGttataagataaaatattaaaaaccctAATTTCCAATAATATAGGAGTGAATATAAGGCAAATCCAACCACTAGACCACTACGGAGCCTTTTAAAATGACCAACACTAGTACCGCGAGACAAGAGACAATCTCATTCTTATATAGAGCCTCCTAACTCCAAGGGATGGGCTCTGAAATGTCTCTACATGGCAGACTTACTGTtcactttaattttcttctttttgttgttcaAAATATCCAAGCACTCTAAAAAGTATGTATTACTTTTTGAATCATAAAAAAAACCCAAGGCCACTTATAAAAAAACATTTCAACAACTGTACTAAGACCGCTGGATATCCACATGTGAAAGATGAAGCTGGACCCCTTTCTCACACCGTGCACGGAATTTAAGTCACAGTGAATGATAGACATGATGCAGAGATAAAACAACAAAGCTCTTGGGAAAAAAAGTATGGAGTCAATTTTTGTGACCCTGAATAAACAATGATTTCTTCAATATGACACCAAATCACAAGTGGCAAAAGGAAATAGGTAGGTTGGATTTCATCAGAACTAAGATCTTTCATTCTGCCAATAGTACCATCAGGGAAAGGAAAAGACAACCcagagaatgggaggaaatatttccaaatcatttatctgataaaggacttgtacccagaatatataaacaacttaaaactcaagaataaaaagacaaatgacccaattaaaaactggaaaaaggatctaaatagacattttgcctaagaagatacacaaatgattaacaaccacatgaaaagatggtcagcaTCATTAACTAttgaggaaatgcaaatcaaaaccacaatgagatagtgCTTTGCACTTAATAGGATGGctacaataaaaaagacagacaataacaagtgttgacaaggacatGAGGACATCGGAACTCTCAGATCCTGCTCATAGGAAGGTAAAagggtgcagctgctttggaaaagagtctggcagttcttcaaaattcTGACTATAGGGTCATCATATGACCCAGAACTTCTATACCCACGAGAAGTGAAAACATATGcctacacaaaaacttgcacgGAATGTTTATAGCAGCGTTATTCATAATATCTAAAAAAGTGGAAACTACCTAACTGCCCACCAAatgatgagtggataaataaaacgTGGTATCAGGCAACTAATATTATTTTGCAATAAAAAGGGGCAAAGTATGGATAAATGCTaggacatggatgaaccttgaaaacactcaAAGGGGAGATGAGGGTTACAAAGGAGCAGGTCCTGCATGGTTCCACGCATGTGTAACGTCCAGAATAAGTGAATCTAGAGACACGGAATGAGACTAGTAGGTGAAATGTATAATATGTGAATTGTATTTCTACTTTGTTGTTAAacatatacagaaataaaaaatgaaagagggtagggggaaaagggaagggaggggtagAGAAGGGTGGCAACACTCACTTTTGAGCCTCTACTATGCTCCAGATATGAGCCAGAGGTTTCATGGGTGCCAGTTAGCTCACTGAGTCCTTACCACACCTCTGTGGGTCAGTGCCACCGTCTCACGGTGATGCTCACCTCAGTATCCAGAGCAGTGTTGTCCCCAAATGCACAGTGGTTAAGCCTACACAGCCCACTATACTTGTTCTATTACTGGTGTCTATTACTTGGTCTATTACTGGTGTCAGGGCTGGGAAGGTAATGCCAGATCCTGCTTAGTAGACAACAGGTGGCCTCCCTGCCAAAGTTAGGGTAAGAGAAAACCTCACAGCTCCAGACAGGATGGGCTTCAGAAAGCCTGAGGTACCAGACCTTCGGCCCTGGGGTCCCATGCATCACCTCACCGTTTCCCAGGGACCACTAAAGCCCCTAAAACCCTCGGACCCAGGGTGCTACCTCACGCTCTGGCATCTTGCCTTTCAGTGTGCTGGACATTATTAACTACCTCCTCTGGGCTGGGGCAGAGACAGTCGTATCCAACTCCTGCCCTACACAGAGCtcacacccacccatccatccacccactcatccatccatctatccatccatccatccgtccatccaaccatccatccatccatccacccatccatccttctgtccactcacccatccatccatccatccatccatccacccatccatccttctgtccacccatccatccttctgtccactcacccatccatccatccatccatccacccatccatccatccatccaaaacTGTGTACAGAGCTCCTTTCATCTCTACTGTTCTTGATGCTGAGCATCCATCACAGAATAAGACATATTAAGTCAGTTCTCTATACATCTTACCTTCTAGTATACGTAGCATAAAACAAACATGTAAAATAACTTTAGATACAGATAAGCACTATTAGGACAATAAAACAGTAAAGGATGAAGACAGTCTGGCACAAAGGGATGACTTCTCTGAGGAGGTGTTGTTTGGATTGAGGTTCAGGTGTGGAGGAGCCATCTAGGTGAAGGTCTGGGGGGGCCTTCTGCAGAAGAGCTGACATATCCCGAGGCTGGAACGTGGCTTGTTCGAGGGACAGGACAAAGGTCAGTGTGCCTGGAGCTTTAGTGACTGAGGGAAGGGGACATTTGAGCTGGGTCTCAAAGAATGACAGCTTGACAGGCAGGGAGAGGAGCACAAACAGCACAGGTGGAGACCAGGAGATAAGTAAAGCTTCTTTGATTAAACAGTTCATTTACAGATAAATAGACCAGTGGGATAGAAAACGCAGGAATCTGTGCAAGAGCATGTGGAATGTGATCATCGTGGCTTCTCAAGTGAGTGGGGGGAAGATGAGGTTTTCAACCAATGGCTTTGGGACACCTGGATACCCACATGGACAAAGATAAAATTGGGCCCACTCATAACAGATGCCAAGTGGATCACAGCTGAGACCATACAAGTGCTGGAAAAAAATCGGATGACTTCCTTTACAACCTAtggcagagaaaagctttgtAATTATGACTCAAAATCCAAAAGCAATGAATCAGAGACAAATAAATTTGCCTAAATAAATTGAAACATTTGTAGGGCAAAAGACACCATGAGCAAGGTTAAAAGACACACAAAGTATTTGCAACAGCGCAGTTCCTGTGGAAGGAGTTGGAAACATTCTGCCAAGTTACAAGTACGTTTGGCTTTGGCCCTGGGTCCCACTGCAGTAAAGCTTTGCCCAGGACACCCTGGGGaaacacagtcacacatgcacagGGTGACTTGCCCTGGTTAGGCTCAGTGGCAGCAGCAAAGACCGGAAACTCCCCCAAAAGCCCACCCAAGGAGATTGCTGGGCTGAATTCTCCGGGCTCCATCAGAAGGGCCGTGCAGCCACAGGAAGCCACGAGGGAgagcgcggggtcgggtgtgcggTGCCCTCGCTGAGTGGGCGCCACGTGAGCGAAGGAGGCGCAGGGCAGAGTCTGGGGCCGGTCGCACACAGGGCTCGGGGGGCCTCTTGAATTCTTTCCTTAGAGAAGCAATGGGACAAACCCGAAACTAATGCAAATGTGCCCCTGGGGTGGGGGACGTGGAGTAGGGGCAGGACCGGAGCCCGACTTCAGTGGGCGCCCAGGGCGGTGCGCCCAGGTGCGCCCTGGGCATGCGAATGCCTCACCAACAGGAGCAGCGAATCCAGCTGCTGACCAGTTCTCAAAAAGCAATGTTCTGTGTGTGGAACCTTAGTGAGATGTATTCTaaggacaaacaaaacaaaacaaaaccatccTTAAGAAAGTTTTCTGAGGAAAAGGGAAGTGAAGGAGGCAAGCAAGGGAGCATTTTCTTTCCTGGTGGGAAGCGGGGGGCTTCAGGGGACCCCTTacccaccccccccccacacgtGTGGGAATTCTCTCCAAGGCAGGGCGCAGAGAAGCCGGGAGGCGGAACACCCCTTGGCGTTCCCTGGCAGCTGAGAAGCAGGCAGCGGAAGGCATGGCCACTGGTGGCCAGGCATCCAGATGGAGGGTCCGGGCTGGTTCTGAggggcttctgcagtggcttcaAGCCTCTGGGTGGAGTGCGTGCGGAGACACAGCAGGGGCTGAGGAGGGGCCAGGGGGACCCCTCTGCTCGTGCAGGCCCAGGAGTCTGGCCTGCAACTGGGCGCTGCCTGGGCTCCTGAAGGTGAGGCCCTGGGGCTGGTCCTCGCTGCTCGTCCCAGACCCCGCTGCCCTGTGGGCCACGGTGGAGGGCTCCGGGCAGCCCTGGGGCAGGGGCACCTACAGGGGGCTGGGGCTTACAGCAGCAGAGCAGGGCAtcccagggaggaggctgggtgggagggACGGGGCAGGGGGTAGGGAGGAAAGAGGGGCCAGTGCTCACTTCCTGGCAAGGGGCTGGGGCTGCACACCAACATCCTCCGGTCTCCACAGATGGAAAATGGCCAGGGTGGGGACCTGGCCAAGGCTGTACAGCCAGCGAGTCCCGGGCGGGCGCATGATGGACCCCGTCTCCTGGGTGCTGAAGTGTGCAGACTGCTATTCACAgacacccctcccccagcctgggAACGGGGGTCCCGGGCTTCAGGGCTGGCTCCAGGCCCCATCTGGCTGGGGTGTCCAGTGTAGGGGCTGCCACGTGCTGGGAGTCCCTGGCCGGAGGCTGTCTGAGCTGGCAGATTCCTACAGCCCAGGAGGGGCCTGGCCAGCTCCCCCAAGTCGTGCAGACCCTGCCTTCAGCTCAGCAACAAAGGGCAGGCGCAGCGACAGGTGCCATCGCCCCAGGCTGCCTGTCACTGGAAACCAGCTGCCTCCTGTCAGCAGCTCATCAGTTCCCGGGACAGGCAGGCCTGCTCAGggctcctgttcctgcccagTCCCCTCCAGCAGGCCCGCTGCCCGGAGGATGGCAAAGCCCAGCACACTCACAACTGACATATGTTCCCACTACAGCTGGGGTGGGACGGCTGCCGGCCCCGGGGGTCTGGGTTGGACAGGAGGGCAAGACCCTGCTGGGAGATGGGGGAGGAGACTCAGGGATGGGGCGCACGACCCAGGGTGAAGGCAGGCGCAGGGGTGACCCAGGGTGAAGGCAGGTGCAGGGTGACCCAGGGTGAATGGAGGCTTGGGGGTGAATGCAGGTTTGTGGGAGTGACCCAGGGTGAAGGCAGGCGCAGGGGTGACCCAGGGTGAGGGCAGGTGCAAGGGTGACCCAGGGTGAAGGCAGGTGCAGGGGTGACCCAGGGtgagggcaggtgcagggtgacCCAGGGTGAGGGCAGgtgccgggggtggggggtgcagaggcttcatggaggagagGCTGGCTTGGGAAGGCACAGGGCAGAAGGCAGACAGCACAATGGGTGTGCCAGGCCAGCAAGGGCCCCACTGATAGAGGCCAAGAGCCCAGCTGGAGGGCAGACCTAGTGGTGGGGGCCCCGGGAGGCATCCTAGCCATAGCTGGTTCAGGGGCCCAGTGAGcaagaggaaggggcaggggctCCAAGTGGGGGGCGTGTAGATGGGGTTCTCACCTGGGCACACGGGCCTAGAAAGGAGTGTGAGCTCGGGAGGGAAGGAATGGCTCCTTCCTGCATGAGCTCTGACTGACTTGGCACTTTCTTCTGTTGTGAGCATGGGTGCAAAGTGACAGTAGGCCCAGCAAGGCCCAAATGAGGCCACGGAAACTGCTGTCGCACAGCTGTGGACGCATCGCACATTAGTCAGGCCCAGGGCCACTGAGCCTGATGAGGTCAGCTTCCTGCATGATGTGTTAGTGAAAAGCATGCAGACCCACCGTGAAGACTGAGCTTCTGGGTGCTTGCTGACCATCTCAACGCTGTGTGTTCCCTCTGAGAGCCCCTGCCTCATGGCCCTGCCTATACAGGGCTGCAGAAGGCTGCACCCCGAGAGGCCTGTGTCCTGTGGGCAATTGCATAAGGCCAGGCACATTAGGTAGTGACCCACACCCTGCTCGGCCCCAGTAGCCCACAGCTTGCCCGGCATCCCCCTGCTGCTCTTGGTGCACACGGCTCTGCACTGCAGGAGAGACCAGGCGGTCTGCGGTAGGGAGGCCGCTGGACCCTGCCAGGGGGCACTTCCTTCAGAGGCTAACACGTGGCCTTGTGCCCAGCTGCATGCACGCTCTCAGAGTTCACCCACATAGGTGCTGGTGTAGGACAGTCCTGGACGGAGGACCGGCTCTGCCACTTCTCCATCGTGTGACATTGGGCAGGACATTTACTGCCCCTGGGGCTCAGCTTCCTCTCCTGGGACAGGAGGCTCAGGATGGTGCGCCCTGCACCCACCGAGCAGGGAACCGAGCAAGCACATCACAGGGCCAGGGCGGAAAGCCTGCTAGTGGGCAGCGCCTGGTCCCAGGCGGACCCTCTGCCATCTCTCGCCAGGTGACAGGGTGCGCCCCGTGGGCACAGCCACTGTGGGGCGGATGCCACGGCAGGTGCTCCGCGCGGGCGGGGGCGGCCGTGGAATGAGAGCGCCCGCAGGGGCCGCTTCTGCTCCAGCAGGACGCCGAGCCTGTCGGTGGCAGAGGAAGACTAGCATCTCCACAACGGGCTTCTTTCACCGGCCACGGAACAAAAGCTTTCCTTTCCCGCCCCTGCGGCCCTGCGACCACAGAGTCCGCATTGTCAAGGGCGACGGATGCAGGCCGTAGCCGCGCGCCGCCTTCCCCACCAGGGCGCCGGGCCCACCCCCAGCCCGGGCTGGCACCGCCCCCGGCACACTCGCTGCCGCCGAACCGCCAGCCGGGGGCGCGGCCTTGGCCCCGCTTTACTCCGGAGGCtgcggccgccgccgcccccgcggCGCTTTCCGGAGCTCGCGCGCCCCCTGCCGTGGGAGGCGCCGGGGCGCCCGGCCTCCGAGCCGCCGtcggggtgggtggggggccgGTCTCCGGGTCACACCCCGAGGGCGCGGCCTCGGCCGGGACGGCGGCCTGGGGGGCCGCGTGGGACCCCAAGACAGATTCTGCCCTCGCCGCCCTCGCGCACGCAGCTCCGCTCGGGGCAGCATTTGGCTCTGACTCAGCGCTGCCCGCGGTGCTGCGAGGTCAGCCCAGAGGGGGCTGTTCAGGGAGCGGGGCAGATGGGACCGGGTGCCTCCCTCCGGGCCTCCCTGCGTCCCCCTTCCTGCGGCCTTGGCGGAGCCCCACCCACCCTCAGGCACGGCCCGTCTCTGCCCCTCTGACCCCTTCTCTTGGCGGATGTGCCGGAAGCAGCGTTCGTCCCCTCGCAGGACAAGCGACTGCAGGGTGTGTGCAGAAGCCGTCCGGAGAAGGAAGCTACGGGACGGCTGGGGTCCCGGCACCTGCGGGCAGAGGCCTGGCTCACCTGCTGGACGGGCATCGCTCCCAGGGCTTCACCTTCATGCAGCTGCTGCCACACAGTCCCTGGGCAGGTGGCACCCAGGACAGAGGCACTGGGCTTGGCTAATGACGTGTTCCAAGGGTGGCTTGAGCTCCTGCGGGGCCGGGCTCCTGGTCTGGTCTGCCCAGTGGTGTCCGGCAGGGAACACACTTGCCAGTTGCACACTGGCTGGCTGGCCGGCTCGCGGGTCCGCAGAGCTGGGGTCTCCGTCCCACGCCCTTGGCTGGTCTCTTGCTCCGTCCCAGCGAGTGGCCTGACTTCCCAGTCAACCTTCGCCGAAGGAGGCTGCCTGCCAGCCGGCCAGTGATTGGCAGAGACCATGTAGGAGTGGCATGAGTGTGCCGGCTGCGCCGGTCCTCACACGGCTTGGAAGTAACATGGGATCAGACCATGTGGCTCCAAGGCCCGAAGGCCAGGGGGACCACACCCCTCTGTCCCTTCCCTTCCTGACCGCCAAACCTCCCCTCCGGCTTTGCAGGCCTCCTTGCTGGGTGAGAGGTGGAGCAGCCCTGTGGGGTTTGGGACCAGGAGGCTCATGCACAGAGACGGGCCCCCTTCCTGGGACGCCAGACCTCTGTCTTTGGGGCCTGTGCTGGCAGCTAACAGGCACCCCCGCCATGGCCCTGTGTCCAGTCCCTGCCCACGAGCAGAGCATGGCCTCCCCTCCGCTCCCCCCACACTGTCTGGGGGGTCCTGCACGGTTTCCATGGAGAGCTCACTGCCTTCCTTCTGGTCCGTCTCCTATTGCCTACCATGAGCGGAGCCCCGTCCGTCCCCACACCCCTCAGCGCTCAGCAGGGGATGCGGCCTGGCCCCTCCCAAGGCTCCCTCCACTCCCTGGCTCCACCGCTGAGGAAAGCAGCTGCTCCCCGCGGCTCACGCCATCTGCTGAGCCTCCGCCCCACCCGACGCCTGCCCGCTCTGCTCCCTGCAGCTCCTCCCCGGGCCCTGCGGGGCCCAcccccagccttcctctgcacccCGACTCCTCCTGTGCCCAAGTGCCCCACAGCCCTGAGAACGCCTGGCACACCGCCTCCCTCCTGGGGCCTGGTTCCTAGCCTCGGGGCTCTCCCGTGTCTGTGTCCTCTCCGGCCCTGGACCTGCTGCGGCCTAGGAGAGCCCCTCCTGACACGTGGCTCCCCCTCTGCTTGCTGGCTCTTCCGTCCATCAGCTGCCTGCTGTCATTCTTCCTCCGGGGCCGCTGGGGCCTGTCACATCGGCCTGCCCATATTCCATCATCCTTGTCTCACTCCTCTTCCCACAAGGCCATTCCTTGGATCTTTCCAGTTGTTTGCCTGGAAAAACACACATCACCTGTTTCAGTGGCCTTCCCTGATGGCCTTCCTGCCATCGTCCTGGTCCCCCTGAGCTGGTGGCCTTCATGGCCACCCCGAGGAGCCAGCGACCCTCTTCTGGTGCAGTCACACACTGATCCTCCACGCTCACGGCTCACTTTGCTGTCTAAGACACAGGAAGGTGCTGTCTTTGGGGGAGCCCAATCCTATGCCTGTACCACCGCTGCAGGGGGTGTAGGATGGAGGAAGATGTGTTAACATCTTGGCAATTAGCCAAAGGTGTTTATTTAGTAAGAAATAAAATGCCACAGGTCAATGTAGGTTGTTACATGCTGTCAAAGCCATCTCTGTCCTTGTTTCTGTGTGCCTGTGTGGGACCGTCTAGGTCTAGAAGGTCGCTGGGTCCACTTCCCCACGTCCTCACCACCATTTCACGGACACTAGAGGTGAGGTATGCTGAGGGATGCCTGAAAACCAGGCTAGAAAATCACCCACCAGCTCAGAGATGCAACATGCATTCTTATCTCTGCCTGGACTCCGGGCAGAAAGTCTCTCCTGAAGGATCAGCCCCCAGACCTGTTCCTTGAACATTTTGGGGGCTGTAGGTTTGTACCATGTGGAGTTCTAAGCCAGGGTTAACGTTTAATTAGTCCCTGCCCAGTGCTGGGTGTCTggaataaacaaaagcaaaattatgcCTGAGGCCTGTTCCCATCACTGGGTCCTAAGGCTTCTCAGTGTGTACATGTAGGTGGACCTTCTGAATGTGAGTTCAGCAGTCAGTGTTTACCCAAACCGGGAGGATCAGAGACCCCAAGGGCTTTGTATACTAAAAACctgaaagtaaatataaaataagtgaataaattgaAATCTTAAGTAAAgaacagttttgaaaaagaacaaaaacaaacttcTAGAAAGGACTTTATAGGTAGTGGGGTTTAATCTTCATGGAAAAGTTAAAAACCAACTTAGATTCAGCTGAAGAGAGAATCAATGAGCTAGAAGATAGAAGCTATAGGCTGAGCTGTATCTCCGCAAATCCCTCTGTTGAAGTTTTAACtcccagtacttcagaatgtgactgccTTTGTATACAGAGTCTTTAAAAAGACAATTAAGTGGAAGTGGGGTCATTTGGGGTGGCCCTAATCCAATTAGGTGTCCTTATTAGAAGAGAATATTAGGACATAGACAGGCACTGGGACGCCCTGCCCCCTCGGGGCCTGAGCTCTGAGCTGAGCTGGCACGCACGTGCAGCCTTGGCTGAGCCCCTGAGGTGGCCCCCAGAGGGCCCCTCCCAACTCCTGCAGACGACAGGGCCTCGGCGATGTTTTCCCAAGTCCCCATCTTACAGcgtcatttactcattcactcatttacatattaattcagcaaacatttactgagcacctactgtataccAAGCTCTGTCTGAAGCAGACCCCCGAAAGGCAGCAGGGCCATCTGGCTGAAGCTGGGAGGGCAGCGCCCTGGACGCTTTGGGACCCCGAGGGGGTGCCTAACTTGTTGGGGCTCTTGGAAGCCCTGACAGAGACGTTGCTTGAACTGcacttacagaccagaagaggaGGGGCGAGCACGGCAGGCGGGGGGGGGGCGTGGGACGCCGGAGGGCTCCAGGAGGGATGGCTGCCACCAGAGGAGGGTGGGGCTGCGTCGCAGAGGAGGGTGGGTGCCGGGGTGGAGCTCTGCCCTGGCCGCAGCAGGACTGCTGGGTGAGTCGCCCCTGACAGGGGTCAGGGGGTCAAAGAAGTAACTGGAGAAAATTTCCAGAACTGAAGAGTGGAGGCTTCCTGATTAAAGGCATCTGGATGCCCagcagtgggggtggagggggggtGGGCTGGGGTGTCTGTGTGAAGGCACAGGGCCTGGGCTCTCAGAACACCAGGCAGAGTGAAGGTCCGCAGGCTTCAGGTCCcatccctctcctccttccccccagccagcaccccagCCTCACCGGCATCACGCGCTGGCCCGGGCCACCCGATGGGGTCCAAGTGCATCCCCAGGGGCTCTTACCAGCCCAAGACGCTGCTCTCCGCTGGGACCATGCACATGGCCCGGATCCCCCCAGTGAAAAGAAACCAGCTTTCTACCCTCTGGGGCAGT encodes:
- the LOC130684213 gene encoding uncharacterized protein LOC130684213, encoding MVSANHWPAGRQPPSAKVDWEVRPLAGTEQETSQGRGTETPALRTREPASQPVCNWQVCSLPDTTGQTRPGARPRRSSSHPWNTSLAKPSASVLGATCPGTVWQQLHEGEALGAMPVQQDTGLSGCSLLQPCIGRAMRQGLSEGTHSVEMVSKHPEAQSSRCPENGAESSPPVHWGELASAGHPPPCPAVRYGLLCADPPHGA